The following coding sequences lie in one Melopsittacus undulatus isolate bMelUnd1 chromosome 9, bMelUnd1.mat.Z, whole genome shotgun sequence genomic window:
- the ADAM10 gene encoding disintegrin and metalloproteinase domain-containing protein 10, whose product MDLAGTIILLCSCAAGAGGQYGNPLNKYIRHYEGLSYDVDLLHQKHQRAKRAVSHEDQFLHLDFHAHGRHFNLRMKRDTSLFSDDFKVQISNQLIDYDTSHIYTGHIYGEQGSFSHGSVIDGKFEGFIQTHSGTFYIEPAERYIKDKTLPFHSVIYHEDDIKYPHKYGPQGGCADHSVFERMQKYQMTGIEEPITEKPFEEPKNDAPQLLRKKRATQAEKNTCQLYIQTDHLFYKHYGTREAVIAQISSHVKAIDTIYQSTDFSGIRNISFMVKRIRINTTVDEKDSSNPFRFPNIGVEKFLELNSEQNHDDYCLAYVFTDRDFDDGVLGLAWVGAPSGSSGGICEKSKLYSDGKKKSLNTGIITVQNYGSHVPPKVSHITFAHEVGHNFGSPHDSGMECTPGESKNLGQKENGNYIMYARATSGDKLNNNKFSICSIRNISQVLEKKRNNCFVESGQPICGNGLVEQGEQCDCGYSDQCKDECCYDANQPEDKKCKLKPGKYCSPSQGPCCTAQCNFKLRTDKCRNDSDCAKEGMCNGVSALCPASDPKPNFTDCNRNTQVCINGQCAGSICEKHGLEECTCASSDGKDDRELCHVCCMRKMDPATCASTGSNQWERHFGRKTITLQPGSPCNDFKGYCDVFMRCRLVDADGPLARLKKAIFNPELYENIAEWIVVYWWAVLLMGIALIMLMAGFIKICSVHTPSSNPKLPPHKPLPGTLKRRRPPQTTQPPQRQRPRESYQMGHMRR is encoded by the exons ACACTTCAACCTTCGAATGAAGAGAGATACATCTCTTTTTAGTGATGACTTTAAAGTACAAATATCAAACCAACTAATTGATTATGATACCTCCCACATTTACACTGGACATATTTATG GTGAGCAGGGAAGTTTTAGTCATGGGTCTGTTATTGATGGAAAATTTGAAGGATTCATCCAAACGCACAGTGGGACCTTTTATATTGAGCCAGCAGAGAGATATATTAAGGACAAAACTCTACCGTTCCACTCTGTCATTTATCATGAAGATGATATCA AATATCCACATAAATATGGACCACAAGGAGGCTGTGCAGATCATTCAGTGTTTGAAAGAATGCAGAAGTACCAGATGACTGGTATAGAAGAACCAATAACAGAG AAGCCTTTTGAAGAGCCTAAGAACGATGCTCCacagcttttaagaaaaaagcgTGCCACTcaggctgaaaaaaatacatgtcaGCTGTATATTCAGACTGATCATTTGTTCTACAAACATTATGGAACAAGGGAAGCTGTAATTGCACAG ATATCCAGCCACGTTAAAGCGATTGACACAATTTATCAGTCAACAGATTTCTCAGGAATTCGTAACATCAGCTTCATGGTGAAACGAATAAGA ATTAACACAACTGTTGATGAGAAGGACTCTTCCAATCCCTTCAGATTTCCTAACATTGGTGTGGAAAAGTTTCTGGAACTGAACTCGGAACAGAATCATGATGATTATTGCTTGGCCTATGTGTTTACAGACCGGGATTTTGATGATGGAGTTCTTGGTCTGGCTTGGGTTGGAGCCCCTTCAG GGAGCTCTGGTGGAATATGTGAAAAGAGCAAACTGTATTCTGATGGTAAGAAGAAGTCTTTGAACACTGGAATCATCACTGTTCAGAACTATGGCTCTCATGTTCCTCCCAAGGTTTCTCACATTACTTTTGCTCATGAGGTTGGGCATAACTTTGGTTCACCT CATGATTCTGGAATGGAGTGCACTCCAGGAGAGTCCAAGAACCtgggacagaaagaaaatggcaaTTATATCATGTATGCAAGAGCTACATCTGGGGACAAACTTAACAACAACAAGTTCTCTATCTGTAGCATTCGAAATATCAGCCAAGTTcttgagaaaaagagaaataattgcTTTGTTG AGTCTGGTCAACCCATCTGTGGCAATGGACTGGTTGAACAAGGGGAACAGTGTGATTGTGGATACAGCGACCAGTGTAAAGATGAATGCTGTTACGATGCAAATCAACCAGAGGATAAAAAATGCAAGTTAAAACCAGGCAAATACTGCAG TCCTAGCCAAGGCCCCTGCTGTACTGCACAGTGTAATTTCAAATTGAGGACGGATAAGTGTCGAAATGATTCTGACTGCGCAAAGGAAGGAATGTGTAATGGTGTCAGTGCTCTCTGTCCAGCATCTGATCCTAAACCAAACTTCACAGACTGCAACAGGAACACACAAGTGTGCATAAATGGG CAATGTGCTGGCTCTATCTGTGAGAAGCATGGCTTGGAGGAATGTACATGTGCTAGTTCAGATGGCAAGGATGATAGAGAATTGTGTCATGTCTGCTGCATGAGAAAAA tGGACCCAGCTACATGTGCAAGTACAGGCTCTAACCAGTGGGAGAGACACTTTGGTCGTAAAACTATTACTTTGCAACCTGGATCTCCTTGTAATGATTTTAAAGGCTATTGTGATGTTTTTATGAGGTGTCGGCTAGTAGATGCTGATGGCCCTCTAGCTAGATtaaagaaagcaatttttaatCCAGAGCTGTATGAAAATATTGCAGAATGGATTGTG gtATATTGGTGGGCAGTGTTGCTTATGGGAATTGCCTTGATCATGTTAATGGCTGGTTTCATTAAGATATGCAGTGTTCATACTCCAAGCAGTAATCCAAAGTTGCCTCCTCATAAACCACTTCCAG GCACTTTAAAAAGGAGGAGACCACCACAGACTACTCAGCCACCACAGCGGCAAAGGCCCCGAGAGAGTTATCAGATGGGACATATGAGACGTTGA